A window of the Candidatus Paraluminiphilus aquimaris genome harbors these coding sequences:
- the rimP gene encoding ribosome maturation factor RimP: MGGKESQLLKLLEPTVDMLGYKLWGLELLSPNRRPTLRVYIDKALGVTVDDCASVSRHLAGVLDVEDPFVGEYTLEVSSPGIDRLLFKREQFMDYEAQPVEVKLRFPFEGRRKFRGWFLGFDGDDIVVRVDKHEYLLPLNSIDRARVQPTAEWIERARPAAVTELNESVKEGDAVLDNQSET; the protein is encoded by the coding sequence ATGGGTGGTAAAGAGAGCCAATTGCTCAAACTGCTTGAACCAACGGTTGATATGTTGGGGTACAAGCTGTGGGGATTGGAGTTGCTGAGCCCAAATCGCAGACCCACGTTGCGTGTCTACATCGATAAAGCGTTGGGTGTCACCGTTGATGACTGCGCTTCAGTCAGTCGTCATCTTGCGGGTGTGTTGGATGTAGAGGATCCATTCGTCGGGGAGTACACCTTGGAGGTGTCTTCACCGGGAATAGATCGCTTGCTCTTTAAGCGAGAGCAGTTCATGGATTATGAAGCGCAGCCTGTGGAAGTTAAGCTGCGATTTCCCTTCGAGGGAAGAAGAAAGTTTAGAGGGTGGTTTTTGGGTTTTGATGGCGACGATATTGTTGTCCGCGTTGACAAACATGAATACCTCCTACCCCTAAATAGTATCGATAGGGCTCGTGTGCAGCCGACGGCAGAGTGGATTGAGCGGGCTAGACCTGCAGCCGTAACTGAATTAAATGAAAGCGTTAAAGAGGGCGATGCAGTCCTCGACAATCAAAGTGAGACATAG
- a CDS encoding P1 family peptidase: MENSTITAIDGVTVGHVTDAQNATGVTVVRFAGEGATAAVSVQGAAPGTRETDLLDPGNLVDKVHAIVLTGGSAYGLDAASGVMAVLEAQGQGLEVMPGVVVPIVPAAVLFDLAIGSPGVRPSADWGKEAVTTASSQPVQSGNIGAGTGATVGKLGGPDLVTKGGLGSAVIVLPNGTRVAALVAVNAVGEIVDSRSGAVVAGVRSSRAGEYQSAVDLAMGMLDREGPIATNTTIGIVATDATLTKSELKKVAEMAHDGLARAIRPVHTQFDGDTVFAVSTGFEGSSEDSSPASGKSLNSIGVAAAKALELAIIDGVKAAESMLGVVASKDW; this comes from the coding sequence ATGGAAAATAGCACCATTACCGCGATTGACGGCGTAACCGTAGGCCACGTTACCGATGCCCAAAACGCGACAGGCGTGACGGTCGTTCGTTTTGCAGGAGAGGGTGCGACCGCCGCGGTCTCGGTTCAGGGTGCTGCACCCGGTACGCGTGAGACCGACTTGCTTGATCCTGGTAACTTGGTCGATAAAGTCCACGCGATTGTTCTGACGGGCGGAAGTGCCTATGGACTGGATGCGGCGTCGGGCGTTATGGCGGTTCTCGAGGCCCAAGGGCAGGGGTTGGAGGTCATGCCGGGCGTTGTCGTGCCGATTGTGCCCGCTGCGGTGCTTTTTGATTTGGCTATCGGTTCCCCGGGTGTGCGGCCTAGTGCCGACTGGGGGAAAGAAGCCGTTACGACCGCTTCGTCGCAACCCGTCCAGTCGGGGAATATAGGCGCCGGTACAGGCGCGACAGTGGGTAAATTGGGCGGCCCAGATTTGGTCACGAAGGGTGGGCTCGGCAGTGCAGTGATTGTCTTACCGAATGGAACGAGGGTTGCCGCGTTGGTGGCGGTAAACGCTGTAGGTGAAATCGTGGATAGTCGTTCAGGCGCGGTTGTTGCTGGTGTGCGCAGTTCGAGGGCAGGTGAGTACCAATCTGCGGTTGATCTGGCGATGGGCATGTTGGACCGTGAAGGGCCCATTGCGACTAACACAACAATAGGGATCGTGGCGACCGACGCGACGCTTACGAAGTCGGAACTTAAAAAAGTGGCTGAAATGGCGCACGACGGTCTCGCACGAGCGATTCGACCTGTTCATACCCAATTTGATGGGGATACAGTTTTTGCCGTTTCGACGGGTTTTGAGGGCTCGAGCGAGGACAGTTCGCCCGCATCGGGTAAAAGCCTTAATTCGATCGGTGTCGCTGCAGCAAAAGCGCTTGAGCTGGCGATCATAGATGGTGTCAAGGCCGCTGAATCCATGCTCGGTGTTGTCGCTTCCAAGGATTGGTAA
- a CDS encoding GcvT family protein, producing MADLPKHARVVVVGQGGIVGASVVHHLIEEGWDDIVGLEKSAIPTDIGSTSHASDFCYMTSHDKLNVEITNYSREFYAKRGNYIKTGGLEVARKDDDERMLELIRKVGSGKAFGTNAYMISAAEAKEKFPLLEEDQIQGAMWDPDAGLVTPRSQKVAGDLVDEAVASGKLKAFAYTPATKLIVEDGVIKAVETHKGTITADYVVLCVGIWGNLVSQTAGVKLPLMPLEHPLLFFGPWDHLEGTGKDIVYPLMRDQGNSAYVRDTGDPTTPEGGLLEWGYYEPFDPRLVDPTDIAEPGEARLSPSMRDMTLDQVMEAFERAIELTPVLGELGWEERRSFNGLLSITPDSSSIIGESTEVKNLWLCEAVWVKEGPGAGKLLAEWMTHGRTKQDIHSVDSARHYPIQKGDDYVRSRCYESAQKIYTPAVHPREPFATSRGMRVSPFYEREVALGGYFMEVAGWERAHGYAANEATLLEKYRDQVPVREAEWDNRHFWEVSNAEQLAMSDSVGMINLSHFAIFDVEGSDAEALMEYLSVAKVGADTAIGKGVYTHFLDHEGGIRSDLTVIRLTEDCFRVVCGGDTGHRDYIWMRDMSDRKGFPNVTFHDRSEDLATLGLWGPDARTTLAKLMDDPDSISNEAFPFATTKEITVCGVKVWAFRISYVGEQGWELYFPFSDGLAIWDALFDLGVTPVGIETYANSRRLEKSLRLQNADLETEYNLYEAGLARPKVKAADFHGKEAYVQQRELEQQAAYLCTLELGDTTDSNGVVRYPVGNWPILDVESKEVIIDSHGRRSYTTSMAFGPSLGVNIAMGYLPADKAVEGDTVLIEYFGDQYEAKIMKVGYGALLDPTNERPKS from the coding sequence ATGGCAGACCTACCAAAACATGCACGAGTCGTAGTTGTGGGCCAAGGCGGTATCGTTGGCGCATCGGTTGTTCACCACCTGATAGAAGAGGGATGGGACGACATAGTCGGACTCGAAAAGTCAGCGATTCCAACCGATATTGGTTCAACATCTCACGCCTCTGATTTTTGCTACATGACGTCTCATGACAAGCTCAATGTAGAAATCACCAACTACAGCAGAGAGTTCTATGCCAAGCGCGGTAACTACATCAAGACGGGCGGTCTTGAAGTAGCGCGTAAAGACGATGACGAGCGCATGTTGGAACTCATTCGCAAGGTAGGTTCGGGAAAAGCATTTGGTACAAATGCCTACATGATCTCGGCAGCGGAGGCGAAAGAGAAGTTCCCTCTGTTAGAAGAAGATCAAATTCAAGGCGCTATGTGGGACCCCGATGCGGGCCTCGTCACGCCTCGGTCGCAGAAGGTGGCCGGCGATTTGGTCGATGAGGCCGTCGCCTCCGGTAAGCTCAAGGCATTTGCCTACACGCCAGCGACTAAACTCATTGTTGAAGATGGCGTGATCAAGGCAGTAGAAACGCATAAAGGCACCATCACGGCCGATTACGTTGTTCTTTGTGTGGGCATCTGGGGAAACCTTGTTTCGCAGACGGCGGGTGTAAAACTCCCGTTGATGCCGCTAGAGCACCCGCTCTTATTCTTTGGACCTTGGGATCACCTCGAAGGCACGGGCAAAGATATCGTCTACCCACTCATGCGCGATCAAGGCAACTCTGCTTACGTTCGCGATACTGGCGATCCCACAACACCTGAAGGTGGATTACTCGAGTGGGGCTACTACGAGCCCTTTGACCCGCGGCTAGTAGACCCAACGGATATTGCGGAGCCCGGAGAGGCGCGACTTTCACCCTCAATGCGTGACATGACGCTTGACCAGGTAATGGAGGCGTTTGAGCGCGCAATTGAGCTCACTCCTGTTCTTGGAGAATTGGGATGGGAAGAGCGTCGGTCTTTCAATGGCCTTTTGTCCATTACACCCGATAGCAGCTCCATCATTGGCGAATCAACCGAGGTGAAAAATCTCTGGTTGTGCGAAGCCGTTTGGGTAAAAGAAGGTCCGGGCGCCGGAAAGTTACTTGCAGAATGGATGACACACGGGCGTACCAAGCAAGATATCCATAGTGTGGATTCTGCACGTCACTACCCGATACAAAAAGGTGATGACTACGTCCGCAGCCGCTGCTACGAGTCAGCACAGAAGATCTACACTCCTGCGGTTCATCCTCGCGAGCCTTTTGCTACCTCACGAGGCATGCGCGTAAGCCCGTTCTATGAGCGCGAAGTTGCCTTAGGTGGATACTTTATGGAGGTTGCCGGGTGGGAACGTGCTCACGGTTATGCCGCCAACGAGGCAACACTGCTCGAAAAATACAGAGATCAAGTGCCGGTTCGTGAAGCAGAATGGGACAACCGCCACTTCTGGGAGGTCTCGAACGCCGAGCAGCTTGCTATGAGCGATAGCGTTGGCATGATCAATCTGTCGCACTTTGCCATCTTCGATGTTGAAGGCTCGGATGCCGAAGCACTTATGGAGTATTTGTCGGTAGCTAAAGTGGGGGCCGATACGGCTATTGGAAAAGGTGTTTACACCCACTTCCTTGATCATGAGGGGGGTATTCGCTCCGACCTCACTGTCATCCGACTGACAGAGGATTGCTTCCGCGTCGTCTGCGGTGGCGATACAGGTCATCGCGACTACATCTGGATGCGTGACATGAGTGACCGGAAAGGTTTCCCGAACGTCACGTTCCATGACCGCAGCGAAGACCTTGCAACATTGGGTCTTTGGGGACCCGACGCGCGGACCACGCTCGCCAAGCTCATGGATGACCCCGATAGCATTTCCAATGAGGCCTTCCCTTTCGCGACTACCAAGGAGATTACAGTCTGCGGTGTGAAGGTTTGGGCATTCCGAATCAGCTATGTTGGTGAGCAGGGTTGGGAGCTCTATTTCCCCTTCTCGGATGGCTTGGCCATTTGGGACGCGCTCTTTGACCTCGGTGTAACGCCTGTGGGTATCGAGACCTATGCAAACAGTCGACGGCTGGAAAAGAGCCTTAGACTGCAAAATGCCGACCTCGAAACCGAGTACAACCTCTACGAGGCAGGACTTGCCCGTCCCAAAGTAAAAGCGGCGGACTTCCACGGCAAAGAAGCATACGTTCAACAACGCGAACTCGAGCAGCAGGCAGCTTACCTCTGCACCTTGGAGCTTGGGGACACAACCGACAGTAATGGCGTTGTTCGCTACCCAGTGGGCAACTGGCCAATCCTCGACGTCGAGTCGAAAGAGGTGATCATTGACTCCCACGGTCGTCGCTCCTACACCACGAGCATGGCCTTTGGCCCGAGCTTGGGCGTCAACATCGCGATGGGTTATCTACCGGCCGACAAAGCTGTCGAGGGTGACACCGTTCTCATTGAGTACTTTGGTGACCAGTACGAAGCGAAGATAATGAAAGTCGGTTACGGCGCCTTATTGGACCCTACAAACGAGCGGCCAAAAAGCTAG
- a CDS encoding ASKHA domain-containing protein, which translates to MSVEQVKVLFLPSGKRGEFPKHTRLLEAARTLGVDIDSVCGGRGLCGRCQIACMTGTFQKHEMVSKPEHLSAPVATEIKFNERKGPLPEGRRLSCHAELLDDVIIDVPPESQVHRQIIRKDAEHRDIQLNTATRLYFVTLPESTLDDARGESKLLLAALKADWGLADLTIETSELIRLQTALASGDRGVTVAVFESRRIIGIWSGLFESPRGVAVDVGSTTVAAHLCDLTTGDVLSSASVMNPQIPFGEDLMSRVSYIMMHPEGADAMSSAIQSALSKLFIELTDQLGETTDNILEISLVANPIMHHLVLGINPINLGGAPFALTVDEAVTLRARDLGLDTHNQARLFVLPCIAGHVGADTAGLILAESPDTDDAMSLIVDVGTNAEIVLGNKDRLLVCSSPTGPAFEGGEISAGQRATAGAIERVRIDRSTLEPKFRVIGSELWSTDSHFGEATKELSITGICGSGIIEVIAEMFLAGIISEDGIVDGALAERTTRVRAHGRTWSYVLHFAEDASQRDIVITQNDVRQIQLAKAALYAGIKLLMDKMGVSEVDRIRLAGAFGSHISVEHAMVLGLIPDCSLDHVSSAGNAAGVGARIALLDHDARGGIQRTVNKAERIETATETDFQDYFVAAMAFPHKMDPFDNLFSVLERPQPKAAPQTESRRRRRRG; encoded by the coding sequence GTGTCGGTCGAACAGGTCAAAGTTCTTTTTTTACCCTCGGGCAAGCGCGGTGAGTTCCCTAAGCACACTCGATTGCTAGAGGCTGCGCGAACGTTAGGCGTTGATATCGATTCCGTCTGTGGTGGGCGTGGTCTCTGTGGGCGTTGTCAGATTGCCTGCATGACGGGAACATTCCAAAAACATGAGATGGTCTCCAAACCGGAGCACCTCTCTGCGCCAGTTGCCACTGAAATAAAATTCAATGAACGTAAAGGTCCGCTGCCTGAAGGTCGGCGTCTGAGCTGCCATGCTGAGCTGCTTGATGATGTGATCATCGATGTACCACCTGAGAGTCAGGTTCATCGACAAATTATTCGAAAAGACGCTGAACATCGTGACATCCAGCTAAACACCGCAACAAGGCTTTATTTTGTAACGCTGCCAGAGTCGACGCTAGACGACGCACGCGGGGAATCGAAACTTTTGTTGGCGGCACTCAAAGCTGACTGGGGACTTGCGGATCTAACCATAGAGACGTCAGAGCTTATCAGGCTTCAGACAGCACTCGCCTCAGGCGATCGAGGCGTGACAGTCGCTGTTTTTGAGTCGCGAAGAATTATAGGAATTTGGTCGGGATTATTTGAGTCGCCAAGAGGCGTAGCAGTCGATGTGGGCTCGACGACGGTTGCAGCGCACCTCTGCGACCTCACTACGGGTGATGTCTTGTCGTCCGCGAGCGTCATGAACCCTCAGATCCCCTTTGGTGAAGACCTCATGAGCCGAGTTAGTTACATCATGATGCACCCCGAGGGTGCTGATGCAATGAGTTCGGCGATTCAGTCCGCGCTGAGCAAGCTGTTTATTGAGCTAACTGATCAGCTGGGTGAGACAACCGATAACATTCTTGAAATCTCCTTGGTGGCCAACCCCATCATGCATCACTTGGTTTTGGGTATTAATCCAATCAACCTAGGGGGTGCCCCGTTTGCGCTCACGGTCGATGAGGCTGTGACGCTAAGAGCCCGCGATTTGGGACTCGATACACACAATCAAGCGAGATTGTTCGTCTTGCCGTGCATTGCGGGCCACGTTGGCGCGGATACGGCAGGCCTGATCCTTGCAGAGAGTCCGGATACGGATGATGCAATGAGCTTGATTGTGGACGTGGGCACAAATGCAGAAATCGTTCTCGGCAATAAAGATCGTCTTTTGGTTTGCTCAAGCCCCACAGGGCCGGCCTTTGAGGGCGGGGAAATAAGTGCGGGGCAGCGAGCTACCGCGGGCGCAATCGAGCGCGTGAGAATCGACCGGTCAACCCTAGAGCCCAAGTTTAGGGTGATCGGCTCTGAGCTTTGGTCGACCGATAGCCATTTCGGTGAGGCAACGAAGGAGCTCAGTATCACCGGTATTTGCGGCTCCGGAATTATCGAAGTAATCGCAGAGATGTTCCTCGCCGGCATTATCTCAGAGGACGGTATTGTTGACGGTGCACTTGCCGAGCGGACGACGCGTGTCAGAGCTCACGGTCGAACGTGGTCTTATGTGTTGCACTTTGCTGAGGATGCGTCGCAACGCGATATCGTTATTACCCAAAATGACGTTCGCCAGATCCAGTTGGCAAAAGCTGCGCTCTACGCCGGAATAAAGTTGCTCATGGACAAAATGGGTGTGTCTGAGGTCGATCGTATCCGTCTTGCTGGCGCCTTCGGGAGTCATATCAGCGTCGAGCATGCGATGGTGCTCGGATTGATTCCTGACTGTTCGCTTGATCATGTGTCGTCTGCGGGCAATGCAGCCGGTGTCGGTGCTCGCATAGCCTTGTTAGATCACGACGCACGTGGGGGTATTCAGCGAACGGTCAATAAGGCAGAGCGCATTGAAACGGCCACTGAAACGGATTTTCAGGACTACTTTGTCGCTGCTATGGCGTTTCCACACAAGATGGATCCTTTCGACAATTTGTTCTCGGTGTTAGAGCGTCCGCAACCGAAAGCTGCACCGCAGACGGAGAGTCGAAGACGTCGGCGTCGTGGTTAA
- a CDS encoding methyltetrahydrofolate cobalamin methyltransferase produces the protein MTTTIISSATKEVRIGFDQRFVVIGERINPTGRKILAEEMKNGDYSRVEADALAQVAAGAHMLDVNAGIPLADEPRILAEAIQLVQSVTDVPLSIDSSIVEALESGLSVYQGKALVNSVTGEDEVLERVLPLVAKYGAAVVAISNDETGISEDPNERFKVAKKIVERAADYGISHEDVVVDPLVMPIGAINQAGVQVMELVRRLRTELKVNTTCGASNVSFGLPNRNGVNAAFLTMAMGAGMTSAITSPLHAEVMQAVRGGDVMMGHDPDCANWIRAYREPAPEGAGGRRGRAGRRRG, from the coding sequence ATGACAACCACTATTATTAGCTCGGCCACGAAAGAAGTCCGCATCGGTTTTGATCAACGTTTCGTCGTTATTGGTGAACGTATTAATCCCACGGGGCGGAAAATTCTCGCCGAGGAGATGAAAAACGGCGACTACAGTCGTGTGGAAGCGGATGCGCTTGCGCAGGTTGCTGCGGGTGCGCACATGCTCGACGTCAATGCAGGAATTCCGCTCGCTGATGAGCCACGTATCCTCGCCGAAGCGATTCAGCTCGTCCAGTCAGTGACCGATGTGCCATTGAGTATCGATTCATCCATCGTGGAAGCCCTAGAGTCAGGACTGTCAGTCTATCAGGGTAAAGCCTTGGTCAATTCGGTTACCGGTGAAGACGAAGTCCTCGAGCGCGTTCTTCCGCTCGTCGCGAAGTACGGTGCAGCGGTCGTGGCTATCTCAAATGATGAAACGGGTATTTCTGAGGATCCTAACGAACGTTTTAAAGTCGCAAAGAAGATTGTTGAACGTGCGGCCGATTATGGCATTTCGCATGAAGACGTCGTGGTTGATCCGCTCGTAATGCCTATTGGTGCAATTAATCAGGCGGGGGTTCAGGTAATGGAGCTTGTCCGTCGGCTCCGAACAGAGCTGAAGGTGAACACCACTTGCGGGGCCTCGAATGTTAGTTTCGGGCTGCCCAATAGAAATGGCGTCAATGCGGCCTTTCTCACCATGGCAATGGGTGCAGGTATGACGTCTGCTATTACCAGTCCACTTCACGCCGAGGTTATGCAGGCGGTGCGAGGGGGTGATGTCATGATGGGACACGATCCTGACTGTGCGAATTGGATCAGGGCGTATCGCGAGCCCGCACCCGAGGGTGCAGGTGGACGTCGCGGCCGCGCAGGTCGTCGACGAGGCTAA
- a CDS encoding virulence factor — protein sequence MQRIDVFWRDIPSQILIKRGRERGKYLLEHRFQAAIDRAAMRAGKGGSDAYLDEWRRHTTSIESDESAQALAMAIGKEIEAQVTDAMLETWVKNKGFDEAN from the coding sequence GTGCAGCGAATCGATGTTTTTTGGCGGGACATACCCTCGCAAATTCTGATTAAACGGGGCCGAGAGCGCGGGAAGTACCTCCTTGAGCATCGGTTTCAAGCGGCGATTGATCGCGCAGCAATGCGAGCTGGCAAAGGCGGTAGCGACGCGTATTTGGACGAATGGCGTCGTCACACGACGTCGATAGAGTCGGATGAGAGTGCTCAGGCGCTGGCTATGGCAATCGGCAAAGAAATCGAGGCTCAGGTGACCGATGCAATGCTCGAGACCTGGGTCAAAAACAAAGGATTTGATGAAGCAAATTAG
- a CDS encoding DUF1638 domain-containing protein has translation MSRVLIIGCGALAAEITALKKANNWSQVDVQCLDAALHNRPERIAGELERVLLTLHNDYEKIVIAYADCGSGGGIDRVAERFGAHRLPGAHCYEFFATSDVFNVLAESEPGTFYLTDFLVRHFNRLVIDDMKLDQHPEIEAMLFGHYRKVVYLAQTVDAKLRDAARLAATRLGLPLEIIDTGYGLLGESLEAQVITVSQGG, from the coding sequence GTGTCGCGCGTCTTAATTATTGGTTGCGGTGCACTCGCGGCCGAGATTACGGCGCTTAAAAAGGCCAATAACTGGTCGCAGGTCGATGTTCAGTGCCTCGACGCTGCCCTGCACAATCGGCCTGAGCGTATCGCTGGTGAATTAGAGCGGGTGCTCCTAACACTTCACAACGATTACGAAAAAATTGTCATCGCCTACGCTGACTGTGGTTCGGGCGGTGGCATTGACCGTGTGGCCGAGCGCTTCGGTGCACACCGGCTACCCGGCGCTCATTGCTATGAGTTTTTTGCCACGAGTGATGTCTTTAATGTGCTGGCAGAGTCTGAGCCCGGAACCTTTTATCTGACTGATTTTCTAGTGCGCCATTTTAATCGATTGGTTATTGACGATATGAAACTTGATCAACATCCAGAGATCGAAGCGATGCTTTTTGGTCATTACCGCAAAGTGGTTTATCTCGCCCAAACCGTTGACGCTAAATTGCGCGACGCAGCCAGATTGGCGGCGACTCGGCTCGGACTTCCGCTTGAGATAATCGATACCGGATATGGTTTGCTAGGCGAGAGCTTAGAGGCGCAGGTTATTACTGTCTCACAAGGGGGTTAG
- a CDS encoding corrinoid protein, giving the protein MSDEEDIILSELSDDDLIVQMHDDLYDGLKEEIEEGTHILLERGWSAEQVLSKALVDGMTIVGIDFRDGILFVPEVLLAANAMKGGMSILRPLLAETGAKPVGTMVIGTVKGDIHDIGKNLVAMMMEGAGFEVYDIGINNSVEDYVAALERHKPDILGMSALLTTTMPYMKVVIDALKEQGIRDDYIVMVGGAPLNEEFGEAVGADAYCRDAAEAAVSAVRLVEERRVAQG; this is encoded by the coding sequence ATGTCCGACGAAGAAGACATCATCCTTTCCGAACTATCTGACGACGACCTCATCGTACAAATGCATGACGATTTATACGATGGTCTGAAAGAGGAGATAGAAGAAGGTACCCACATTTTACTCGAGCGTGGCTGGTCAGCTGAACAGGTTCTGAGTAAGGCGCTAGTTGATGGCATGACCATTGTTGGCATCGATTTTCGCGACGGTATTTTGTTCGTGCCCGAGGTATTACTCGCAGCGAACGCGATGAAAGGCGGCATGTCGATTTTGCGTCCGTTGCTGGCCGAGACAGGTGCTAAGCCTGTGGGCACTATGGTTATCGGAACGGTGAAGGGTGATATTCATGATATTGGAAAGAACCTGGTTGCGATGATGATGGAAGGCGCGGGCTTTGAGGTGTATGACATCGGCATTAACAACTCCGTGGAAGATTATGTGGCTGCGCTAGAGCGCCATAAGCCAGATATTCTGGGCATGTCTGCGCTACTGACAACCACGATGCCGTATATGAAAGTCGTCATTGACGCACTGAAAGAGCAAGGTATCCGCGATGACTATATCGTGATGGTGGGTGGAGCACCGTTGAACGAAGAGTTCGGCGAGGCTGTCGGCGCCGATGCCTACTGCCGTGATGCGGCAGAGGCTGCAGTGTCAGCTGTGCGCCTCGTCGAAGAACGTCGCGTGGCACAAGGCTAA
- a CDS encoding trimethylamine methyltransferase family protein has product MSERAGRRKGGGRAGRREARASSVKAAAPYIQRKIPYVEILSEEGLQLIEDNADKLLEEVGIDFLDDPEVLELFQVAGASVDGTRVRFPRGMCRQIIQASAPSEYIQHARNPERSVVIGGKNTVLVPAYGSPFAHDLDKGRRYSTIEDFRNFVKLAYMAPGIHHSGGTVCEPVDLPVNKRHYDMVYSHFKYSDKPLMGSVTHYRRAQDTVDMAKLVFGDEFVDQNCVLTSLINVNSPMVFDGTMLGSLKVYARNNQSCVVSPFILAGAMSPVTVAGTCTQILAEAMAGIALTQLIRPGCPVVFGTFAAAVSMATGAPTFGTPEPSQVIYATAALARRLGVPYRSGGGLCGSKLPDAQAAYEAANTLQTAALAGVNFMLHTAGWLEGGLAVGYEKFVMDCDQASMIAVLLEGMDLSENAQAMDAFHEVGPGKHFLGSAHTLSNFESAFYRSTIADNNSFEQWSAEGSLDAAQRANGIWKKMLADYEAPALDSAIDEALLDFMAREKASFADRDY; this is encoded by the coding sequence ATGTCTGAGAGAGCGGGAAGACGAAAAGGCGGAGGTCGTGCGGGTCGGCGGGAGGCGAGAGCCAGCTCAGTAAAAGCGGCAGCTCCGTATATCCAGAGAAAGATCCCTTACGTTGAAATTCTCAGCGAAGAAGGCCTGCAGCTCATTGAGGACAATGCGGATAAGCTCTTGGAAGAGGTAGGCATAGACTTTCTTGATGATCCCGAGGTGCTCGAGCTATTTCAGGTAGCAGGTGCGAGCGTCGATGGAACGCGTGTCCGTTTTCCAAGGGGGATGTGTCGTCAGATCATTCAGGCTTCTGCGCCCTCTGAATATATACAGCACGCGCGTAATCCTGAACGCAGTGTTGTCATTGGTGGCAAAAATACGGTTCTCGTTCCAGCCTATGGCTCGCCATTCGCTCATGACTTAGACAAGGGTCGTCGTTATTCAACCATCGAAGATTTTCGTAATTTCGTGAAACTCGCTTATATGGCGCCGGGCATTCATCACTCGGGTGGCACGGTGTGTGAGCCCGTTGACTTGCCAGTCAACAAGCGTCACTACGATATGGTTTACAGCCATTTTAAATACAGTGACAAACCACTCATGGGTTCGGTCACCCATTACCGACGCGCGCAAGACACGGTGGATATGGCAAAGCTGGTTTTTGGTGACGAGTTTGTCGACCAAAACTGTGTTCTTACCAGTCTGATTAATGTCAACTCGCCTATGGTGTTTGACGGCACCATGCTCGGATCCTTGAAGGTATACGCTCGCAATAATCAATCTTGCGTTGTCTCCCCCTTCATTTTGGCAGGGGCGATGTCGCCGGTAACGGTGGCGGGAACCTGTACACAGATCTTGGCCGAGGCGATGGCAGGTATCGCGCTGACTCAGTTAATTCGCCCAGGTTGTCCGGTTGTTTTTGGGACCTTTGCGGCTGCTGTGTCCATGGCCACCGGTGCGCCAACATTTGGTACACCAGAGCCCAGTCAAGTTATTTACGCGACGGCGGCACTTGCACGTCGGCTAGGTGTGCCTTATCGGAGTGGCGGCGGGCTCTGTGGATCAAAGCTTCCCGACGCTCAGGCGGCCTACGAGGCAGCTAATACGTTGCAAACGGCGGCACTCGCGGGTGTTAACTTTATGCTGCATACAGCGGGTTGGCTCGAAGGTGGTCTTGCTGTGGGTTATGAGAAGTTCGTAATGGATTGTGACCAGGCAAGCATGATCGCCGTATTGCTGGAGGGCATGGACCTGTCGGAAAACGCCCAAGCAATGGATGCGTTCCACGAAGTGGGCCCGGGAAAGCATTTCTTAGGTTCAGCGCACACGCTCAGTAATTTCGAGTCTGCGTTTTATCGATCGACTATTGCCGACAACAACAGCTTTGAGCAGTGGTCGGCTGAGGGCAGCCTTGATGCAGCCCAGCGAGCAAACGGTATTTGGAAGAAGATGTTGGCGGACTACGAAGCGCCCGCTTTGGATTCAGCGATTGACGAGGCGCTTTTGGACTTTATGGCGCGTGAAAAAGCATCCTTTGCTGATAGAGATTATTAA